One stretch of Microvirga lotononidis DNA includes these proteins:
- the grxD gene encoding Grx4 family monothiol glutaredoxin: MADANQIIDNEVKSNDVVLFMKGTPQFPMCGFSGQVVQILNYLGVPYKGVNVLEDETIRQGIKDYSNWPTIPQLYVKGEFVGGCDITREMFQAGELQQLFADKGIQVQQSA; this comes from the coding sequence ATGGCTGACGCCAACCAGATCATCGACAACGAAGTGAAGTCCAACGACGTCGTGCTGTTCATGAAGGGCACGCCGCAATTCCCCATGTGCGGGTTCTCGGGCCAGGTGGTCCAGATTCTCAACTACCTCGGCGTGCCCTACAAGGGCGTCAACGTCCTCGAGGACGAGACCATCCGCCAGGGCATCAAGGATTACTCCAACTGGCCGACCATTCCCCAGCTCTACGTGAAGGGCGAGTTCGTCGGCGGCTGCGACATCACCCGCGAGATGTTCCAGGCCGGCGAGCTGCAGCAGCTCTTCGCCGACAAGGGCATCCAGGTCCAGCAGAGCGCCTGA
- a CDS encoding adenylate/guanylate cyclase domain-containing protein, giving the protein MAPVQSRICKGCWQQLRIPVPLRGPASVPFRIFGIRPSRMNPNTCTVCELMFTRIMKARKIPVDVSVLFADLRGYTALSQSLPPDAVSSLLDAFYDECAEAIWDYDGLLNKTIGDAIMALFNFPIQQPNHAEQAVRAGREILRRCEIRRRTLLSEHAALGDTDLGVGIGIDSGMASFGEFGRSHRDLTAIGPVVNTAARAQAEAATGEILVTRAVYDRAGRDIVQGEGRDYHLKGIEGPVRLYAA; this is encoded by the coding sequence ATGGCGCCCGTCCAGTCCAGGATCTGCAAGGGGTGCTGGCAGCAGCTGCGCATCCCCGTGCCTCTCAGGGGGCCGGCTTCCGTGCCCTTTCGCATCTTCGGCATTCGCCCGAGCCGGATGAATCCGAATACCTGCACGGTCTGCGAGCTCATGTTCACGCGGATCATGAAGGCCCGCAAAATTCCCGTCGATGTCTCGGTCCTTTTCGCGGACCTCAGGGGCTATACGGCCCTGTCGCAGTCCCTGCCGCCCGACGCGGTCTCATCCCTGCTCGACGCCTTCTACGACGAATGCGCGGAAGCGATCTGGGACTATGACGGCCTGCTCAACAAGACCATCGGCGATGCCATCATGGCCCTCTTCAACTTTCCGATCCAACAGCCGAACCATGCGGAGCAGGCGGTTCGGGCCGGGCGAGAAATCCTGCGGCGCTGCGAGATCCGCCGCAGGACCCTGCTCTCCGAACATGCCGCCCTTGGCGATACGGATCTCGGGGTCGGAATCGGCATCGATTCCGGCATGGCGAGCTTCGGGGAATTCGGCCGGTCGCATCGCGACCTGACCGCGATCGGCCCCGTGGTCAACACGGCCGCCCGCGCCCAGGCGGAGGCCGCGACCGGGGAAATCCTGGTGACCCGGGCCGTCTACGACAGGGCCGGGCGCGACATCGTCCAAGGGGAAGGCCGGGACTATCACTTGAAAGGCATCGAGGGCCCCGTCCGGCTATACGCGGCCTGA
- the tlpA gene encoding thiol:disulfide interchange protein TlpA produces MWTKTGPALNAFVMGESAALPHSGLRLAQKSATSRAMSNAVNSRKSWLLGLGALAVVGGAGAAWYGLAPRDPMAAGVAECRASQPTAERLKPLAKGEVAAVGVSHAPKPPPVIAFNGPEGQPMSLSDFKGKTILVNLWATWCVPCRQEMPALDKLQTELGGPDFQVVAINVDTRNREKPKAWLQENGIRNLAYHADPEGKLLQVLQKSGHVVGLPTTFVVDASGCEIALLKGPAEWASSDALAFMKAALNRP; encoded by the coding sequence GTGTGGACGAAAACAGGCCCTGCGCTCAACGCTTTCGTGATGGGCGAAAGCGCCGCGCTTCCGCATTCGGGCTTGAGGCTTGCGCAAAAAAGCGCCACATCACGGGCCATGTCGAATGCAGTGAATTCCCGGAAAAGCTGGCTTCTCGGCCTCGGCGCCCTCGCGGTCGTCGGAGGCGCGGGCGCGGCCTGGTACGGCCTTGCACCCCGTGATCCCATGGCGGCCGGCGTTGCCGAATGCCGTGCGTCGCAGCCGACGGCCGAGCGCCTGAAGCCGCTCGCCAAGGGCGAGGTGGCCGCGGTCGGCGTGAGCCATGCGCCGAAGCCGCCGCCCGTCATCGCCTTCAACGGCCCCGAGGGGCAGCCGATGAGCCTGTCGGATTTCAAGGGCAAGACGATCCTGGTCAATCTCTGGGCGACCTGGTGCGTGCCGTGCCGCCAGGAAATGCCCGCCTTGGACAAGCTTCAGACGGAGCTGGGTGGTCCCGATTTCCAGGTCGTCGCCATCAACGTCGACACCCGCAACCGCGAGAAGCCGAAGGCCTGGCTGCAGGAGAACGGCATCCGGAACCTGGCCTATCACGCGGATCCGGAAGGCAAGCTGCTGCAGGTGCTGCAGAAATCCGGCCATGTGGTCGGCCTGCCGACCACCTTCGTGGTCGATGCCTCCGGTTGCGAGATCGCCCTGCTCAAGGGGCCGGCCGAATGGGCCTCGTCCGATGCCCTCGCGTTCATGAAGGCAGCCCTGAACCGTCCGTGA
- the lptM gene encoding LPS translocon maturation chaperone LptM, translated as MSSSLTFPRAVVVAGLLVLGLTACGRRGALEPPPDASAQAAETQTQVPTSDATLPSPVGTPRSKPSRGYTIPNKPFILDPLL; from the coding sequence ATGTCGTCCAGCCTGACTTTTCCCCGCGCAGTTGTGGTTGCGGGCCTTCTCGTCCTCGGTCTGACCGCCTGCGGCCGCCGCGGCGCCCTCGAGCCGCCGCCGGATGCTTCCGCCCAGGCGGCGGAGACCCAGACCCAGGTGCCGACGAGCGATGCCACCCTGCCCTCCCCGGTCGGCACGCCCCGCTCCAAGCCCAGCCGGGGCTACACGATTCCGAACAAGCCCTTTATCCTCGATCCGCTGCTTTAG
- the lysA gene encoding diaminopimelate decarboxylase: MHHFAYRDGVLHAEGVDLRRLADEVGTPFYCYSSATLERHYRVFAEAFADTDALVCYAMKANSNQAVLRTLGRLGAGMDIVSEGELRRALAAGVPGERIVFSGVGKTRSEMAFALDSGILCFNVESEPELEALSEVALSKGTRARVSIRINPDVDAKTHAKISTGKSENKFGIPIARAREVYARAAALKGIAVTGVDMHIGSQITDLAPYDNATALLAELARDLMADGHKLHHIDLGGGLGIPYRENNEPPPDPQAYAAIIKRHTKDLGLKLVFEMGRLIAGNAGVLIARVIYVKQGADKPFVIVDAAMNDLIRPTLYEAHHDIKPVTEASPDTPRIVADVVGPVCETGDYLALSRDMPEVKAGDLIAIMTAGAYGAVQASTYNTRRLVPEVLVRGEEHAVVRPRPTYEELIGLDRVPDWLA; the protein is encoded by the coding sequence ATGCACCACTTTGCCTATCGTGACGGCGTCCTCCATGCGGAGGGCGTCGATCTGCGCCGCCTCGCGGACGAGGTCGGAACGCCGTTCTATTGCTATTCCTCGGCCACCCTGGAGCGTCACTACAGGGTCTTTGCCGAGGCCTTCGCCGATACGGACGCCCTCGTCTGCTATGCCATGAAGGCCAATTCGAACCAGGCTGTGCTCAGGACCCTCGGCCGCCTCGGCGCCGGCATGGACATCGTGTCCGAGGGCGAGCTGCGCCGGGCGCTGGCCGCCGGCGTTCCGGGCGAGCGGATCGTGTTCTCGGGCGTCGGCAAGACCCGGTCCGAGATGGCCTTCGCCCTCGACAGCGGCATCCTCTGCTTCAACGTGGAATCGGAGCCGGAGCTCGAGGCCCTGTCCGAAGTCGCCCTCTCCAAGGGTACGCGCGCGCGCGTGTCGATCCGCATCAACCCGGACGTGGATGCCAAGACCCACGCCAAGATCTCGACCGGCAAGTCCGAGAACAAGTTCGGCATCCCCATCGCGCGGGCCCGGGAGGTCTATGCGAGGGCGGCTGCGCTCAAGGGAATCGCGGTCACCGGGGTCGACATGCATATCGGCAGCCAGATCACGGATCTGGCCCCTTATGACAACGCGACCGCCCTGCTCGCCGAGCTGGCCCGGGACCTGATGGCCGACGGGCACAAGCTCCACCATATCGATCTCGGCGGCGGCCTCGGCATCCCCTATCGCGAGAACAACGAGCCCCCGCCGGATCCGCAGGCCTATGCGGCGATCATCAAGCGCCACACCAAGGATCTCGGTCTCAAGCTCGTCTTCGAGATGGGCCGACTGATCGCCGGCAATGCGGGCGTGCTCATCGCCCGGGTGATCTACGTCAAGCAGGGCGCCGACAAGCCCTTCGTGATCGTCGACGCCGCCATGAACGATCTCATCCGTCCGACGCTCTATGAGGCCCATCACGACATCAAGCCGGTCACCGAGGCCTCGCCCGACACGCCGCGCATCGTCGCCGACGTGGTCGGCCCCGTCTGCGAGACCGGCGATTACCTCGCCCTTTCGCGCGACATGCCCGAGGTCAAGGCCGGAGATCTCATCGCCATCATGACCGCCGGCGCCTATGGGGCGGTCCAGGCCAGCACCTACAACACCCGGCGCCTCGTGCCGGAGGTGCTCGTCCGCGGCGAAGAGCATGCCGTGGTGCGCCCGCGCCCGACCTACGAAGAGCTCATCGGACTCGACCGGGTTCCGGACTGGTTGGCCTGA
- a CDS encoding TIGR02302 family protein: MSEGPNPSPGRSPLNQRFGRLVAHARWSLWWEEAWPRLWLPLAIVLLFFTLSWLGLWLDLTPLWRSIGLGLFATALLVSLWPLLRLRMPSRTRALDRLDRDTGLSHGPARVLDDTLALGAADPGTKALWALHRKRAEDAVGRMRVGLPQPDMPKRDRYALRAAGLLALVASAFVAGPEIGSRLTAAFDWRKIETASPSFRIDGWIDPPLYTRTPPLMIDLARGQNLRAPIHSTVVIRIAGEGSAEVTPGKGLTPLPAKANQRADMREERYVLDGSSELTVSTGFAHSVTLNIEAIPDRLPEIAFTAPPEVNARGTFTLSYKGKDDYGIASLEGIVEKADNSKGRSLVPAPQLTLALPSHEENAPDTKSPVDLTNHAWAGAPVTIQLKAKDEAGQEARSEKITFTLPQRPFTNPLAKALVEQRRNLVLAPDDRKRVQVALDALLIAPEDYTPQWGVFMGLRTGAERLRVARTDQQLLDVADWLWAMALQIEDGNLSDAERDLRAAQDRLKEAMDRGAPDEEIRRLTDELRQAMDKFLREFAQRMQQNQQSQDQNQRTPPDRMISQDDLNRMLRQMEDAMRRGDVAEAQRLLEQLRNILENLQTAQPNSRMTDPLGREMNQAMQDMEDMAREQQNLRDETFRDGQNRRMQQGDRPRQGQRQGQRQQGQRQQGQQGQQGEQEQAENGQGGQDQDPLGLRQRQQALRERLEELQRRMQGMGMQNEQGLGDAEQAMREAEGALGQGQDGPAVDAQGRALENLRRGMQGMAQQMQQMQQGDGQGNEQAGDQPGQGNPQGNQQAGQRDTDPLGRPTRNRDYSDGRVDVPSANQSPAQRAQRILEELRRKLGDPSRPQEELDYFERLLRRN, translated from the coding sequence ATGAGCGAAGGCCCGAACCCGTCGCCGGGACGCAGCCCCCTGAACCAGCGGTTCGGGCGTCTGGTCGCTCATGCACGCTGGTCCCTCTGGTGGGAGGAAGCCTGGCCCCGGCTCTGGCTGCCGCTCGCCATCGTGCTCCTGTTCTTCACGCTCTCCTGGCTCGGTCTCTGGCTCGATCTCACGCCCCTGTGGCGCTCCATCGGCCTGGGGCTCTTCGCGACGGCCCTCCTCGTGTCGCTCTGGCCGCTCCTTCGCCTGCGCATGCCCAGCCGCACGCGTGCCCTCGACCGCCTCGACCGGGACACGGGCCTCAGCCACGGCCCGGCCCGGGTTCTCGATGACACGCTGGCTCTCGGCGCGGCCGATCCAGGCACCAAGGCGCTCTGGGCCCTTCACCGCAAACGTGCGGAGGACGCGGTCGGCCGCATGCGCGTCGGCCTGCCCCAGCCCGACATGCCGAAGCGCGACCGTTACGCTCTGCGCGCCGCAGGACTTCTCGCCCTCGTGGCGAGCGCCTTCGTGGCGGGACCGGAGATCGGCTCGCGGCTGACTGCTGCCTTCGACTGGCGAAAGATCGAGACCGCCTCCCCGTCCTTCCGCATCGATGGATGGATCGATCCGCCGCTTTATACCCGCACGCCGCCGCTGATGATCGACCTGGCGCGGGGACAGAACCTGCGCGCTCCGATCCACTCCACCGTGGTGATCCGGATCGCCGGCGAGGGCAGCGCCGAAGTCACGCCTGGCAAGGGCCTGACGCCCCTTCCGGCCAAGGCCAATCAGCGCGCCGACATGCGCGAGGAACGCTATGTGCTGGACGGATCGAGCGAGCTGACGGTCAGCACGGGGTTCGCGCACAGCGTGACGCTGAATATCGAGGCCATTCCCGACCGGCTGCCCGAGATCGCCTTCACCGCGCCGCCCGAGGTCAATGCCCGCGGCACCTTCACCTTGAGCTACAAGGGCAAGGACGATTACGGCATCGCCTCCCTCGAGGGAATCGTCGAGAAGGCCGACAACAGCAAGGGCCGCTCCCTCGTCCCCGCTCCCCAGCTCACCCTGGCCCTGCCGAGCCATGAGGAGAACGCCCCGGACACCAAGTCCCCGGTCGACCTCACGAACCACGCCTGGGCCGGCGCGCCGGTGACGATCCAGCTCAAGGCCAAGGACGAAGCCGGTCAGGAAGCGCGGAGCGAGAAGATCACCTTCACCCTGCCGCAGCGCCCCTTCACCAATCCCCTGGCCAAGGCGCTGGTCGAACAGCGGCGCAATCTCGTGCTCGCGCCCGATGATCGCAAGCGCGTGCAGGTGGCGCTCGACGCGCTGCTGATCGCTCCGGAGGATTACACGCCGCAATGGGGTGTGTTCATGGGCCTGCGGACCGGTGCGGAGCGCCTGCGCGTCGCCAGGACCGATCAGCAATTGCTCGATGTGGCCGATTGGCTCTGGGCCATGGCGCTTCAGATCGAGGACGGCAACCTCTCCGATGCGGAGCGGGACCTGCGCGCCGCCCAGGACCGCCTGAAGGAAGCCATGGACCGGGGCGCCCCGGACGAGGAGATCCGCCGCCTGACGGACGAGCTGCGGCAGGCCATGGACAAGTTCCTGCGCGAATTCGCCCAGCGCATGCAGCAGAACCAGCAATCCCAGGACCAGAACCAGCGCACGCCGCCGGACCGGATGATTTCGCAGGACGACCTCAATCGCATGCTGCGTCAGATGGAGGACGCCATGCGCCGGGGCGACGTGGCCGAGGCCCAGCGCCTGCTGGAGCAGTTGCGCAACATCCTCGAGAACCTGCAGACGGCACAGCCCAACAGCCGCATGACCGATCCGCTCGGGCGCGAGATGAACCAGGCCATGCAGGACATGGAGGACATGGCGCGCGAGCAGCAGAACCTGCGCGACGAGACCTTCCGGGACGGCCAGAACCGGCGCATGCAGCAGGGCGACCGCCCTCGTCAGGGGCAGCGTCAGGGCCAAAGGCAGCAGGGACAGCGCCAACAGGGCCAGCAAGGTCAGCAGGGTGAGCAGGAGCAGGCCGAGAACGGCCAGGGCGGTCAGGATCAGGATCCCTTAGGCCTTCGGCAGAGACAGCAGGCCCTGCGGGAAAGGCTGGAAGAACTGCAGCGCCGCATGCAGGGCATGGGAATGCAGAACGAGCAGGGCCTGGGCGACGCCGAGCAGGCGATGCGCGAGGCCGAAGGCGCGCTGGGCCAGGGCCAGGACGGCCCGGCCGTGGACGCCCAGGGACGGGCGCTGGAAAATCTCCGTCGCGGCATGCAGGGCATGGCCCAGCAGATGCAACAGATGCAGCAGGGCGACGGCCAGGGGAACGAACAGGCCGGCGACCAGCCCGGCCAGGGCAATCCGCAGGGCAACCAGCAGGCGGGACAGCGCGACACCGATCCTCTCGGACGCCCGACGCGGAACCGGGACTATTCCGACGGGCGCGTCGACGTGCCCAGTGCCAACCAGTCGCCAGCCCAGCGGGCGCAACGGATCTTGGAAGAATTGCGGCGCAAGCTTGGCGACCCGAGCCGGCCGCAGGAGGAGCTCGATTATTTCGAGCGGCTGCTGCGACGGAATTGA
- a CDS encoding twin transmembrane helix small protein, whose amino-acid sequence MTSFVDLLVPIAVVAVAFVLLLGLINMLRGGNANRSQHLMRLRVLLQFVAIIVIMGVIWWRAA is encoded by the coding sequence ATGACGAGTTTTGTCGATCTGCTTGTGCCGATTGCGGTTGTGGCCGTCGCCTTCGTGCTGCTTCTGGGCCTGATCAACATGCTGCGCGGGGGAAATGCCAATCGGTCGCAGCACCTCATGCGCTTGCGCGTCCTGCTTCAGTTCGTGGCGATCATCGTGATCATGGGCGTGATCTGGTGGCGCGCCGCATGA
- a CDS encoding acyloxyacyl hydrolase: MRISPAIGMSLLVLFMGASGVLGSEFKRQASSSQASTQPSLLSEFRFGFSAQDPWGPEGQGGSANLTGEILFSKPFTASDLFTSYFIPRPHVGGSLNFDGRTSFAYAGLSWTVDVTPDIFVEGSVGGAFHNGKDHPLAHRQELGCSPLFRESGSVGVRLSANWSVMATVEHLSNGGLCSDENRGLTNVGARVGYSF; the protein is encoded by the coding sequence ATGCGCATCAGCCCAGCCATAGGCATGAGCCTTCTCGTCCTCTTCATGGGGGCGTCAGGTGTCCTAGGCTCCGAATTCAAGCGGCAAGCGAGTTCCTCCCAGGCCTCAACCCAGCCGAGCCTGCTGTCGGAGTTCCGTTTTGGATTCTCCGCCCAGGATCCGTGGGGCCCGGAAGGACAAGGCGGTTCCGCCAATCTCACCGGCGAAATCCTTTTCTCGAAACCGTTTACGGCGTCGGACCTTTTCACCAGCTATTTCATTCCCCGGCCGCATGTGGGCGGCAGCCTGAATTTCGATGGCCGTACGAGCTTCGCCTATGCGGGTCTTTCCTGGACCGTCGACGTCACGCCCGATATCTTCGTCGAGGGCAGCGTCGGCGGCGCCTTTCACAACGGCAAGGATCATCCCTTGGCCCATCGCCAGGAGCTCGGGTGCTCGCCCCTCTTCCGCGAATCGGGCTCCGTGGGCGTGCGGCTCTCGGCGAACTGGAGCGTGATGGCGACCGTCGAGCATCTCTCCAATGGCGGTCTCTGCTCGGACGAGAATAGAGGCTTGACGAATGTCGGCGCGCGGGTTGGGTATTCGTTCTAA
- a CDS encoding cob(I)yrinic acid a,c-diamide adenosyltransferase, whose amino-acid sequence MVVLNRIYTRTGDKGTTALAAGGRRPKFDLRIEAYGTVDETNACIGLVRLHTQGHEIDAMLGRIQNDLFDLGADLATVESDKPLPYEPLRITQGQVDRLEQEIDRLNADLSVLRSFVLPGGTPAAAALHLARTVSRRAERLVVELMDKPGEKVSAETVKYLNRLSDFLFVASRYVNDKGELDVLWVPGQNR is encoded by the coding sequence ATGGTCGTCCTCAACCGCATCTACACCCGCACCGGCGACAAGGGCACCACGGCCCTGGCCGCCGGCGGACGTCGCCCGAAATTCGATTTGCGCATCGAGGCTTACGGCACGGTCGACGAGACCAATGCCTGCATCGGCCTGGTTCGCCTGCACACGCAAGGCCACGAGATCGACGCGATGCTCGGCCGCATCCAGAACGACCTCTTCGATCTCGGCGCCGATCTCGCCACCGTCGAATCGGACAAGCCCCTTCCCTATGAGCCGCTGCGCATCACGCAGGGACAAGTCGATCGCCTCGAACAGGAGATCGACCGGCTCAATGCGGACCTGTCGGTTCTGCGCTCCTTCGTCCTTCCCGGCGGCACGCCCGCTGCGGCCGCCCTCCACCTCGCCCGCACGGTCAGCCGTCGCGCGGAGCGCCTCGTGGTGGAGCTCATGGACAAGCCGGGCGAAAAGGTGTCCGCGGAAACCGTGAAGTACCTGAATCGCCTGTCGGATTTTCTTTTCGTCGCGTCCCGCTACGTCAATGACAAGGGCGAACTCGACGTCCTCTGGGTGCCCGGACAGAACCGTTAA
- a CDS encoding rhomboid family intramembrane serine protease, which yields MFLPLHDGVPLKNMKTPLATRFLIGLCVAAYLFTFYGPLGEDAVVGGLGFIPSVLFGTEVLPEGYPFVPVEMTLATNIFLHGSLFHLIGNMLFLWVFGDNVEDAMGHVRFVVFFLLCGIAASLAHAFITTEPHRPLIGASGGVSGVVAAYLILYPRVKIWGLFLKGIPLHLPAYWTIGLWFALQLASAFLGGDESVGWFAHLGGFLVGALLIPLMRRRYDPVLARAQAQELRAPP from the coding sequence ATGTTTCTACCGCTTCACGATGGCGTCCCGCTCAAGAACATGAAGACGCCGCTCGCGACGCGGTTTCTGATCGGCCTCTGCGTGGCCGCCTATCTCTTCACCTTCTACGGCCCTCTCGGCGAGGACGCCGTGGTGGGCGGCCTCGGCTTCATCCCGTCGGTCCTGTTCGGAACCGAGGTGCTGCCGGAAGGCTATCCCTTCGTCCCGGTCGAGATGACGCTCGCCACAAACATCTTCCTGCATGGCTCGCTGTTCCACCTGATCGGCAACATGCTGTTCCTCTGGGTGTTCGGCGACAACGTGGAGGACGCGATGGGGCATGTGCGCTTCGTCGTCTTCTTCCTGCTCTGCGGGATCGCCGCGAGCCTTGCCCACGCCTTCATCACCACCGAGCCGCACCGCCCCCTGATCGGGGCCTCCGGCGGCGTGTCGGGTGTGGTGGCCGCCTATCTCATCCTCTATCCACGGGTGAAGATCTGGGGCCTGTTCCTGAAGGGCATTCCCCTGCACCTTCCTGCCTATTGGACCATCGGCCTCTGGTTCGCCCTGCAGCTCGCCTCGGCCTTTCTCGGCGGGGACGAGAGCGTCGGCTGGTTCGCCCATCTTGGCGGCTTCCTCGTGGGCGCTCTTCTCATCCCCCTCATGCGCCGCCGGTACGATCCTGTGCTCGCCCGCGCCCAGGCGCAGGAACTACGGGCGCCGCCCTGA
- a CDS encoding electron transfer flavoprotein subunit beta/FixA family protein: MKLLVCVKRVVDYNVKIRVKPDGSGVELANIKMSMNPFDEIAVEEAVRLKEQGKATEIVAVSIGPQQAGETIRTALAMGADRGILVKTDAAVEPLAVAKILAKVVEQEKPDLVIMGKQAIDDDSNQTGQMLAALLGWPQGTFAFKVNVAEGSIDVTREVDGGLQTVGLKLPAIVTTDLRLNEPRYASLPNIMKAKKKPLDETSPETLGVDVAPRLKVVKTAEPGGRKAGVKVGSVAELVQKLKVEAGVL, from the coding sequence ATGAAGCTTCTTGTCTGCGTGAAGCGGGTTGTGGATTACAACGTGAAGATCCGGGTGAAGCCGGACGGGTCGGGCGTGGAACTGGCCAACATCAAGATGTCCATGAACCCCTTCGACGAGATCGCCGTCGAGGAGGCGGTCCGCCTCAAGGAGCAGGGCAAGGCCACCGAGATCGTCGCCGTGTCCATCGGCCCGCAACAGGCCGGCGAGACCATCCGCACCGCGCTCGCCATGGGCGCCGACCGGGGCATCCTGGTCAAGACCGACGCCGCCGTCGAGCCGCTGGCGGTGGCCAAGATCCTGGCCAAGGTGGTCGAGCAGGAGAAGCCCGACCTCGTCATCATGGGCAAGCAGGCCATCGACGACGATTCGAACCAGACCGGCCAGATGCTGGCCGCCCTGCTGGGCTGGCCCCAGGGCACCTTCGCGTTCAAGGTCAACGTGGCCGAGGGTTCCATCGACGTCACCCGCGAGGTCGACGGCGGCCTGCAGACGGTGGGCCTGAAGCTGCCCGCCATCGTGACCACGGACCTGCGCCTCAACGAGCCGCGCTATGCTTCGCTGCCCAACATCATGAAGGCCAAGAAGAAGCCGCTCGACGAGACCAGCCCGGAGACGCTCGGCGTCGACGTCGCCCCGCGCCTGAAGGTGGTCAAGACCGCCGAGCCCGGCGGCCGCAAGGCGGGCGTGAAGGTCGGCTCCGTGGCCGAACTGGTCCAGAAGCTCAAAGTCGAAGCCGGCGTGCTCTAA
- a CDS encoding electron transfer flavoprotein subunit alpha/FixB family protein produces the protein MTTLLIAEHDNAHLKDATHKALSAARALGAPVHVLVAGANAKAAADAAAKLEGIEKVLLADAPAYEHQLAEPTAALIVALAGPYDALVAPATSKGKNVMPRVAALLDVMQVSDIIKVVSPDTFERPIYAGNAIQTVQATDAKKVITVRTAAFPAAAEGGSAPIETVNAAEDPQLSSFKGEEIAQTDRPELTSAKIIISGGRSLGSADAFKQYIEPIADKLGAAMGASRAAVDAGYAPNDWQVGQTGKVVAPDLYIAVGISGAIQHLAGMKDSKVIVAINKDEEAPIFQVADYGLVGDLFQILPELKEELTKAGQ, from the coding sequence ATGACCACTCTTCTGATCGCCGAGCACGACAACGCTCACCTGAAGGACGCCACCCACAAGGCGCTCTCGGCGGCACGAGCCCTGGGCGCACCCGTGCATGTGCTGGTCGCCGGCGCGAACGCCAAGGCCGCGGCTGACGCGGCCGCGAAGCTCGAGGGCATCGAGAAGGTGCTGCTCGCCGATGCCCCGGCGTACGAGCACCAGCTCGCCGAGCCGACCGCCGCCCTCATCGTGGCGCTGGCCGGCCCCTACGATGCCCTGGTGGCGCCCGCCACCAGCAAGGGCAAGAACGTGATGCCGCGTGTCGCCGCCCTGCTCGACGTGATGCAGGTCTCCGACATCATCAAGGTGGTGTCGCCGGACACCTTCGAGCGCCCGATCTATGCCGGCAACGCCATCCAGACCGTCCAGGCCACCGACGCCAAGAAGGTGATCACCGTGCGCACTGCCGCCTTCCCGGCGGCGGCCGAGGGCGGCTCAGCCCCCATCGAGACGGTGAATGCCGCCGAGGATCCTCAGCTGTCGTCGTTCAAGGGCGAGGAGATCGCCCAGACCGACCGGCCTGAGCTGACCTCGGCCAAGATCATCATCTCGGGCGGGCGCTCGCTCGGCTCGGCCGATGCCTTCAAGCAGTACATCGAGCCGATTGCCGACAAGCTCGGTGCGGCCATGGGCGCCTCGCGCGCGGCGGTGGATGCGGGTTATGCTCCCAACGACTGGCAGGTGGGCCAAACCGGCAAGGTGGTGGCGCCCGATCTCTACATCGCGGTGGGGATTTCAGGGGCTATTCAGCATCTGGCCGGCATGAAGGATTCGAAGGTGATCGTGGCGATCAACAAGGACGAGGAGGCCCCGATCTTCCAGGTGGCCGATTACGGCCTCGTCGGCGACCTCTTCCAGATCCTGCCGGAACTGAAGGAGGAGTTGACCAAAGCTGGTCAATAA